One window from the genome of Choloepus didactylus isolate mChoDid1 chromosome 2, mChoDid1.pri, whole genome shotgun sequence encodes:
- the ANKRD35 gene encoding ankyrin repeat domain-containing protein 35 codes for MKRIFSCSSSQVAVERWNRRDQKLLEAVQRGDVGRVAALASRKSARPTKLDSNGQSPFHLAASKGLTECLTILLANGADINSKNEDGSTALHLATISCQPQCVKVLLQHGANEDAVDGENRSPLHWAASSGCASSVLLLCDHEAFLDVLDNDGRTPLMIASLGGHAAICSQLLQRGARVNVTDKNDKSALILACEKGSAEVAELLLSHGADAGAVDSTGHDALHCALHSQDRALRRLLRQALNRRRRGGQRLVQHSDLASQVSPSEPQVGSPPKSPWRAEPEEEQEEEDDEDPYSEEWRWKYEEEQRKVSQLEQELVQKTEECKAQAAAYLGLENQIREQVQELELLLSQEPGTPGGQGSSARPGGDGMEQGCPLDLLAERIRELKKQHQAATANPTLEPKKVQESVPREIQYEAHEKSQPEQGPPHSPRSETIGKATGQQLTTNGGQAVGPGCMDQPNAGQKERPQAPGAEPAGTVAEQVGSAAMNQLLLQLREELAAVWREKDAARGALSRPVLEGALGTSRAEAAAAAWEKMEARLEQVLVRLDRAKAGLQVKSEVPAQEPRERAPKAATGSITKENEEKEKRVPRAWGEPLGAPGGEQALGGGLAKGQLEKEVSALRLSNSNLLEELGELGRERQRLQGELQSLSQRLQREFVPKPEAQVQLQQLRQNVGLLTDELTMEKEATEKLRKRLASQSSGLRELWDCLPPDLVGKGSAWGTAAMPLEELQTCISTLVDRHRQAQQVLARLEEENQQLRGTPAPCGEPGTSSKALASPQVAALEQDLGKLEEELRAVQATMSGKSQEIGKLKQLLYQATEEVAELRAREAANLRQHEKTRASLVAQAQAWGQELKALLEKYNTACREMGRLREAVAEERRRSGDLAASAAEQERQASEMRGRSEQFEKTAELLKEKTEHLIGACRDKEAKIKELLKKLEQLSEEVLSVRGENAHLALQLQDSQKNHEEIISTYRNHLLNAARGYMEQDVYNILLRILSMQEE; via the exons ATGAAGCGCATCTTCTCCTGCTCCAGCTCACAGGTTGCG GTGGAGAGATGGAACCGCCGTGATCAGAAGCTGCTGGAGGCAGTGCAGCGGGGGGATGTGGGGCGCGTGGCTGCCCTGGCCTCCCGGAAGTCTGCCCGACCCACCAAACTAGACTCCAACGGCCAGTCCCC GTTTCATCTGGCGGCCTCCAAAGGCCTGACTGAATGTTTGACTATTCTGCTTGCAAATGGGGCTGACATCAACAGCAAGAATGAGGATG gAAGCACCGCCCTGCACTTGGCCACCATTTCCTGCCAGCCACAGTGTGTCAAAGTCCTGCTGCAG CATGGTGCCAATGAAGATGCTGTGGATGGAGAAAACCGCAGTCCATTGCACTGGGCAG cctcctctgGCTGTGCCTCAAGTGTGCTCCTGCTATGTGACCACGAAGCCTTCTTGGATGTTCTGGATAAT GATGGACGTACACCCCTGATGATCGCATCGCTGGGTGGTCACGCAGCTATCTGCTCCCAGCTGCTGCAGAGAGGTGCCCGAGTTAATGTTACAGACAAGAATGACAA ATCGGCTCTGATCCTGGCCTGTGAGAAAGGCAGCGCTGAGGTGGCTGAGCTGCTCCTGAGTCATGGAGCAGATGCAGGGGCAGTGGACAGTACAGGACATGATGCCCTGCACTGCGCTCTCCACTCACAGGACAGGGCACTGCGGAGGCTGCTGCGGCAGGCCCTGAACCGGCGACGCAGGGGAG GTCAGAGGCTAGTTCAACATTCAGATCTTGCTTCCCAG GTCTCCCCATCTGAGCCCCAGGTGGGCTCTCCACCTAAGAGCCCATGGAGAGCAGAGCCTGAGGAGGAGCAAGAAGAAGAGGACGATGAAGATCCATACTCAGAGGAGTGGAGGTGGAAATATGAAGAGGAGCAGAGGAAAGTTTCTCAGTTGGAACAGGAGCTGGTACAAAAGACAGAAGAGTGTAAGGCTCAAGCTGCAGCCTACTTGGGCCTGGAGAACCAGATTCGAGAGCAGGTGCAGGAGCTGGAGCTCCTCCTATCCCAAGAGCCTGGAACTCCAGGAGGGCAAGGTTCTAGTGCCCGGCCTGGAGGGGATGGCATGGAGCAGGGATGTCCCCTGGACCTGCTGGCAGAACGCATACGTGAGCTAAAGAAGCAGCATCAGGCAGCCACAGCAAACCCAACATTAGAACCCAAGAAGGTCCAGGAATCAGTCCCAAGGGAGATCCAGTATGAAGCCCATGAAAAATCCCAACCAGAACAGGGGCCACCCCACAGCCCAAGGTCTGAGACCATTGGGAAGGCCACAGGCCAACAACTGACTACTAATGGGGGACAAGCCGTTGGCCCTGGTTGTATGGACCAACCGAATGCTGGCCAGAAGGAgaggccccaggccccaggggcTGAACCAGCAGGCACAGTGGCTGAACAAGTAGGCTCAGCAGCCATGAACCAGCTCCTGCTACAACTAAGGGAGGAATTGGCTGCAGTGTGGCGAGAAAAGGATGCTGCCCGGGGGGCTTTATCTAGACCAGTCCTGGAGGGGGCCCTGGGTACTTCCCGGGCTGAGGCTGCAGCAGCTGCATGGGAAAAGATGGAGGCCCGGTTGGAGCAGGTGCTGGTGAGGCTGGATCGGGCAAAGGCAGGACTACAGGTGAAATCTGAGGTtccagcccaggagcccagagagAGAGCCCCAAAGGCAGCCACAGGGAGCATTACCAAAGagaatgaagagaaggagaaaagagttcCTAGGGCCTGGGGGGAGCCTCTAGGAGCTCCTGGAGGGGAACAGGCCCTGGGAGGGGGACTGGCCAAAGGACAACTGGAGAAGGAGGTGTCAGCACTGAGACTGAGCAACAGTAACTTGCTGGAGGAGTTAGGGGAGTTGGGACGAGAGCGGCAGCGATTGCAGGGGGAGTTGCAGTCTCTGAGCCAGCGGCTACAGCGGGAGTTTGTACCCAAGCCCGAGGCACAGGTTCAGCTACAGCAGTTGCGGCAGAATGTGGGGCTGTTGACGGATGAACTGACTATGGAGAAGGAGGCCACAGAGAAGCTGCGGAAGCGCCTGGCCTCCCAGAGCAGTGGCCTCCGAGAGCTGTGGGACTGCCTGCCCCCAGACCTAGTGGGGAAGGGGAGTGCATGGGGTACAGCGGCCATGCCCTTGGAGGAGCTGCAGACCTGCATCAGTACCCTGGTGGACAGGCACCGCCAGGCCCAGCAGGTACTGGCTCGGCTTGAGGAGGAAAACCAGCAGCTGCGAGGAACCCCAGCCCCATGTGGGGAGCCAGGCACTTCCTCAAAGGCCTTGGCATCTCCTCAAGTGGCGGCTCTGGAGCAAGACCTGGGGAAGCTGGAGGAAGAGCTGCGGGCTGTTCAGGCCACGATGAGTGGAAAGAGTCAGGAGATAGGAAAGCTGAAGCAGCTGCTCTACCAAGCCACAGAGGAAGTGGCTGAGCTGAGAGCTCGGGAGGCGGCCAATTTGCGGCAGCACGAGAAAACTCGGGCTTCACTGGTAGCCCAGGCCCAAGCTTGGGGCCAGGAGCTGAAGGCCTTGCTAGAAAAGTATAACACAGCCTGCCGGGAAATGGGTCGGCTTCGGGAGGCCGTAGCCGAGGAGCGCCGCAGGAGCGGAGACCTGGCTGCAAGCGCTGCTGAGCAGGAGCGACAGGCCAGCGAGATGCGTGGGCGCTCGGAGCAGTTTGAGAAGACAGCAGAGCTGCTGAAAGAGAAGACGGAGCATCTCATTGGAGCTTGCCGGGACAAGGAGGCCAAG ATCAAGGAATTGTTGAAGAAGCTGGAACAACTTTCAGAGGAGGTCCTCTCGGTTCGGGGAGAGAATGCTCACCTTGCCCTGCAGCTGCAG GATTCCCAGAAGAACCATGAAGAGATCATCTCCACCTATAGGAATCATCTCCTGAATGCTGCTCGG GGCTATATGGAGCAGGATGTGTACAACATCTTGCTGCGAATCCTCAGCATGCAGGAGGAGTGA